A section of the Paenibacillus aurantius genome encodes:
- a CDS encoding adenine deaminase — MTTNRYARPPLADGVPDLVATARGDKAATLVIRNATLVNVCSGELQERISVAVQGARIAYVGKNADALIGPDTEVIEAEGRYLAPGFLDGHCHIESTQLTVTGFAEAVLPLGTTGGFFDPHEITNVLGLPGLRLMLDEARGTPLAAYMQVPSCVPSTGPELETSGAFIGPDEVTEAFTWGPDMIALGEVMNFPGVVYGDPKMLGEIQATLRAGRSVDGHFTWPSDDPRLAAYAAAGVTGDHECTTADDVIERVRLGMYAKMRRGSAWHDVAETIKAHTERRIDTRRMMLVTDDRSSESLKDEGHMDFVLRHAIQQGVNPVTAIQMATINTAERFGVARDVGAVIPGAFADMVLLDGPLADVRVALTVAAGQVVARDGRLTAELTPYAYPEAAVRSVHLAHEVRPDDFRIAAPIGAGTLRARVIEVRENHVETRERQESVAVAGGFVKLDPAGGLCKIAVIERHRGTGSQSVGLVSKIGFHRPAAIAMTVAHDSHNLLVIGNDDGLMAEAANRVAALNGGVAVVTEDGADEFPLPVAGLMSDAPFDTVAEQSRGISRALQQAGCTMNYAFMTLSLLALVVIPELRISDKGLVRISADGFAKVSLFVEG, encoded by the coding sequence ATGACAACCAACCGATATGCCAGGCCGCCGCTTGCGGACGGTGTGCCCGATCTTGTCGCGACGGCGCGCGGGGATAAGGCGGCTACTCTCGTCATCCGCAACGCCACCCTGGTAAACGTGTGCTCGGGCGAGCTTCAAGAAAGAATCTCCGTTGCCGTTCAAGGGGCCCGAATTGCCTACGTCGGGAAGAACGCCGACGCCCTGATCGGCCCCGATACGGAGGTTATCGAAGCGGAAGGCCGTTACTTGGCACCCGGGTTTCTCGACGGGCACTGCCACATCGAGAGCACGCAGCTCACGGTGACCGGCTTCGCGGAAGCGGTACTGCCGCTCGGCACGACGGGAGGGTTCTTCGATCCGCACGAGATTACGAACGTGCTCGGGCTGCCCGGTCTCCGGCTGATGCTCGACGAAGCGCGGGGGACGCCGCTCGCGGCGTATATGCAGGTACCGTCCTGCGTGCCGTCGACCGGCCCCGAGCTGGAGACGAGCGGTGCCTTCATCGGCCCTGACGAGGTGACCGAGGCGTTCACCTGGGGGCCGGATATGATCGCGCTCGGCGAGGTCATGAATTTCCCAGGCGTCGTGTACGGCGACCCGAAGATGCTGGGAGAGATTCAGGCGACGCTGCGCGCGGGCCGGTCGGTCGACGGCCATTTCACGTGGCCGTCCGATGATCCGCGGCTCGCGGCTTATGCCGCGGCGGGCGTCACCGGCGACCACGAGTGCACGACGGCGGATGACGTGATCGAGCGGGTGCGCCTCGGCATGTACGCGAAGATGCGCCGCGGCTCCGCGTGGCACGATGTCGCCGAGACGATCAAGGCGCACACCGAGCGGCGGATCGATACGCGGCGGATGATGCTCGTCACGGACGACCGCAGCTCGGAATCGCTGAAGGACGAAGGCCACATGGACTTCGTGCTCCGGCACGCGATTCAGCAGGGGGTCAACCCCGTGACGGCCATCCAAATGGCGACGATCAATACCGCGGAGCGCTTCGGCGTGGCGCGAGACGTCGGCGCGGTCATCCCGGGCGCGTTCGCCGACATGGTGCTGCTCGACGGCCCGCTGGCCGACGTGCGGGTCGCGCTGACGGTGGCCGCCGGGCAGGTCGTCGCCCGTGACGGCAGGCTCACCGCCGAGCTGACCCCGTACGCCTACCCGGAAGCGGCGGTCCGCTCCGTGCACCTCGCCCATGAGGTGCGGCCGGACGACTTCCGCATCGCGGCGCCGATCGGGGCGGGCACGCTCCGGGCCCGCGTGATCGAGGTGCGCGAGAACCACGTCGAGACGCGGGAGCGGCAGGAGTCCGTGGCCGTGGCGGGCGGCTTCGTGAAGCTCGATCCGGCCGGCGGCCTGTGCAAGATCGCCGTTATCGAGCGCCACCGCGGCACCGGCTCGCAGAGCGTCGGGCTTGTGTCGAAGATCGGCTTCCACCGGCCCGCGGCGATCGCGATGACCGTCGCGCACGACAGCCACAACCTGCTCGTCATCGGCAACGACGACGGGCTGATGGCGGAAGCCGCCAACCGGGTGGCGGCTCTGAACGGCGGAGTGGCCGTCGTGACGGAGGATGGGGCGGACGAGTTCCCGCTGCCGGTGGCCGGGCTCATGTCGGACGCTCCGTTCGACACGGTGGCGGAGCAGTCCCGCGGCATTTCACGGGCCCTCCAGCAGGCGGGCTGCACCATGAACTATGCGTTCATGACGCTGTCGCTGCTTGCTCTGGTCGTCATTCCGGAGCTGCGCATCTCGGATAAAGGGCTGGTGCGCATATCGGCCGACGGCTTTGCGAAGGTTTCGCTTTTTGTAGAGGGGTAA
- a CDS encoding SDR family oxidoreductase: MKLLILGGTKFLGRHLAEAALKAGHEVTLFNRGLENPGLFPEAEHLTGDRDGRLDALKGRRWDAVIDTSGFVPRQVRATAGLLADFTDHYTFISSLSAYADLERENIREEDPPALLTEPGSEDVSAHYGALKALCEMAAEEAMPGRVLHIRPGLIVGPFDPSDRFTYWPHRIAQGGEVVVPAPPERQVQVIDVRDLADWILRMIAEGETGLYNASGGTYTMERVVEECRRVSGSDARFIWVSEEFLLDREVGVWIELPLWIPSDSQIGLFAADSSKAFHAGLSIRRLPSTIRDTLAWSASRQADTEWKAGLEAGRERELLADWKASHGEEAHGSG, encoded by the coding sequence ATGAAGCTTCTCATTCTCGGAGGAACCAAATTTCTCGGAAGGCACCTGGCCGAAGCCGCTCTGAAGGCCGGTCATGAGGTTACGCTGTTTAACCGCGGGCTGGAGAACCCCGGACTCTTCCCGGAGGCGGAGCACCTGACCGGCGACCGCGACGGGCGGCTGGATGCGCTGAAGGGACGCCGGTGGGACGCTGTTATCGATACGTCCGGCTTTGTGCCGCGGCAGGTACGGGCGACCGCCGGGCTTTTGGCCGATTTTACCGACCACTATACCTTTATCTCCAGCCTTTCCGCTTACGCCGATCTCGAACGGGAGAACATCCGGGAGGAGGACCCACCGGCGCTGCTCACGGAGCCCGGCTCCGAGGACGTCTCCGCCCATTACGGGGCGCTGAAGGCCTTGTGTGAGATGGCCGCGGAGGAGGCGATGCCGGGAAGGGTGCTCCACATCCGCCCGGGTCTCATCGTCGGCCCGTTCGATCCGTCCGACCGGTTCACGTATTGGCCGCACCGCATCGCCCAGGGAGGGGAGGTGGTGGTGCCCGCCCCTCCCGAACGGCAGGTGCAGGTCATCGACGTGCGGGACCTCGCGGATTGGATCCTCCGCATGATCGCCGAGGGGGAAACCGGCCTCTACAACGCGAGCGGCGGAACGTACACGATGGAACGGGTGGTGGAGGAATGCCGCCGGGTGAGCGGCTCGGATGCCCGTTTTATCTGGGTGAGCGAGGAATTCCTTCTGGATCGCGAGGTAGGCGTCTGGATCGAGCTCCCGCTCTGGATCCCCTCCGACAGCCAGATCGGGCTGTTCGCCGCCGACAGCTCCAAGGCCTTCCACGCAGGGCTCTCCATCCGGAGACTCCCGTCGACCATCCGGGACACGCTGGCTTGGTCGGCCTCCCGCCAGGCAGATACGGAGTGGAAGGCCGGATTGGAGGCCGGACGGGAGCGCGAGCTGCTGGCCGACTGGAAGGCTTCCCATGGGGAAGAAGCCCATGGCTCCGGCTGA
- a CDS encoding alpha/beta fold hydrolase: protein MKNPAVLFKPETAVSKDGTTIGYQSLGEGPGVLVIHGALSTSEHFSRFGAELAGAYRVHLIDRRGRGRSGPQGEAYGMAKEIEDTAAVQQATGAEYVFGHSYGGLVALETARTLGLFRKIAVYEPGVSLTSEPGAWDWLASYEKALRNQDDRGAFASFVQGTGHSPLSRLPLWYANLMLRLFVRGARWDEMKKLLPQNLREHREVQRLEGAYAGYQTVDAHTLLAYGGKSPSFVADTIRTLHTTLPHAEMLELPDLEHLSPENQQEPVAVARQVQRFLLN, encoded by the coding sequence ATGAAGAACCCGGCTGTTTTATTCAAGCCAGAAACGGCTGTTTCCAAGGACGGAACGACGATCGGGTATCAGAGCCTGGGGGAGGGGCCGGGTGTGCTCGTTATTCATGGGGCGCTCAGCACATCGGAGCATTTTTCCCGGTTTGGCGCTGAATTGGCGGGGGCGTATCGGGTCCATCTTATCGACCGGCGAGGGAGGGGAAGAAGCGGCCCGCAGGGAGAAGCTTACGGCATGGCCAAAGAAATCGAAGATACCGCCGCGGTACAGCAGGCCACCGGGGCGGAGTATGTGTTCGGGCACAGCTACGGCGGGCTGGTGGCGCTCGAAACCGCGCGTACGCTCGGCCTGTTCCGCAAAATCGCGGTATACGAACCTGGCGTGTCCCTTACGTCCGAGCCTGGTGCCTGGGACTGGCTGGCCAGCTACGAAAAGGCCCTCCGGAACCAGGATGACCGGGGAGCCTTTGCGAGCTTTGTCCAAGGGACGGGACACTCTCCTCTATCCCGTCTGCCCCTTTGGTACGCTAATCTTATGCTGCGTCTGTTTGTCCGCGGTGCGCGCTGGGACGAAATGAAGAAGCTGCTTCCGCAAAATTTACGGGAGCACCGGGAAGTGCAGCGCTTGGAAGGAGCCTATGCGGGCTACCAAACAGTTGATGCCCATACCCTGCTCGCCTACGGGGGCAAAAGCCCGTCGTTCGTCGCCGATACGATCCGCACCCTGCATACCACCCTGCCGCATGCCGAAATGCTTGAGCTCCCCGATTTGGAGCATTTGTCGCCGGAAAATCAACAGGAGCCGGTTGCCGTGGCCCGGCAGGTCCAGCGGTTTTTGCTCAACTGA
- a CDS encoding rhodanese-like domain-containing protein — MSDQDYRTASEGRPEESKESKESKANKEGSSVEASEAQEQRTSIGEQAQAAESVTVTPHALRERLAQGEELFFLDVRDPDKYAAGSFTHESGRAVNFPYAVMQEEAAARTGAESWEDKLPRKGRIVTVCTTGGKAGKAAALLRSKGFDAVSLEGGLTAWKAGESEG; from the coding sequence ATGAGCGATCAGGACTACCGCACCGCATCGGAAGGACGGCCGGAGGAGTCGAAAGAATCGAAGGAGTCGAAGGCGAATAAAGAGGGCTCGTCCGTAGAGGCCTCTGAGGCACAAGAGCAGCGGACGTCGATAGGAGAACAAGCTCAAGCGGCTGAAAGCGTTACGGTCACGCCTCACGCGCTTCGGGAGCGGCTCGCCCAAGGCGAGGAGCTGTTCTTCCTCGACGTACGGGATCCTGACAAGTACGCCGCGGGCAGCTTTACCCACGAGAGCGGGAGGGCGGTCAACTTTCCCTATGCCGTTATGCAGGAGGAGGCGGCTGCTAGAACGGGCGCGGAAAGCTGGGAGGACAAGCTTCCCCGGAAGGGCCGGATCGTCACGGTCTGCACCACGGGAGGAAAAGCGGGAAAGGCCGCCGCTCTTCTTCGCAGCAAGGGCTTCGACGCCGTTTCGCTGGAGGGGGGCCTGACGGCCTGGAAGGCGGGGGAGAGTGAAGGGTGA
- a CDS encoding GNAT family N-acetyltransferase yields MLINIKDRLDEPAIQELLACSVFPDPDRVMETIETYRREPERELYGHESEGEIIGLIGFRLENGGTLTIDHLAVRPDCRGAGFGRGLLLETLELKEPREMVAETDEDAVDFYRSTGFIVVSLGENYPGAERFRCIYRAEE; encoded by the coding sequence ATGCTCATCAACATCAAGGACCGGCTGGACGAGCCGGCCATACAGGAGCTGCTGGCGTGCAGCGTTTTTCCCGACCCGGACCGGGTGATGGAGACCATCGAGACGTACCGGAGAGAGCCGGAGCGGGAGCTGTACGGGCACGAGTCCGAAGGAGAGATTATCGGCCTGATCGGGTTCCGGCTGGAGAATGGCGGGACGCTGACGATCGACCACCTGGCGGTCCGTCCCGACTGCCGGGGAGCGGGCTTCGGACGCGGGCTCCTGCTGGAAACGCTGGAGCTTAAGGAACCGCGGGAGATGGTGGCGGAAACGGACGAGGATGCGGTCGATTTCTACCGGAGCACCGGATTCATCGTCGTCAGCCTGGGAGAGAACTACCCGGGGGCGGAGAGGTTCCGCTGCATTTACCGGGCGGAGGAGTAG
- a CDS encoding alpha/beta fold hydrolase has protein sequence MDLHYETRGEGSPLVLIHSPGVDSREWQGMMPKLASRCRVISYDLRGMGGSPSPQAPVNPVKDLHDLLEHLNLKSCSLAGHSMGGQLATEFALTYPDKVDKLILLAPSLTGFPYSEEFTGWMERINSLAPDVSRMLELSLSGPIYRVVMESPYRELLVHMHRDYLTKVFTEWKSFEVIWPEPPAMERLEALKADTLFIHGTVEWADMNRVAEQFRRVPSVSFREIEGADHMLTLTHADRVTDHMLEHLG, from the coding sequence ATGGACTTGCATTACGAAACAAGAGGAGAGGGCAGCCCGCTTGTGCTTATTCACAGCCCGGGAGTGGATTCGCGGGAATGGCAGGGGATGATGCCGAAGCTCGCGTCCCGCTGCCGGGTAATCAGCTATGATTTAAGGGGCATGGGAGGCTCCCCGTCACCCCAAGCTCCGGTGAATCCGGTGAAGGACCTGCATGACCTGCTGGAGCATCTGAACTTGAAGAGCTGCTCCCTTGCCGGCCATTCGATGGGCGGTCAGCTGGCGACGGAATTTGCGCTCACGTACCCCGACAAGGTGGATAAGCTGATCCTGCTGGCCCCTTCGTTAACCGGGTTTCCGTATTCCGAGGAATTCACCGGCTGGATGGAGCGGATCAATTCGCTTGCTCCGGATGTTTCCCGGATGCTGGAGCTGTCCTTAAGCGGTCCTATTTATCGGGTGGTCATGGAGAGTCCTTACCGGGAGCTCCTGGTCCATATGCACCGGGACTACCTGACCAAGGTTTTTACCGAATGGAAGAGCTTCGAGGTGATCTGGCCGGAACCGCCTGCCATGGAGAGGCTTGAGGCGTTGAAGGCGGATACGCTGTTTATTCACGGAACCGTGGAATGGGCGGACATGAACCGGGTAGCCGAGCAGTTCCGGAGGGTGCCGTCCGTGAGCTTCCGGGAGATCGAAGGAGCGGATCATATGCTGACCTTGACGCATGCAGACCGGGTAACGGACCATATGCTGGAGCATCTGGGGTAA
- a CDS encoding TetR/AcrR family transcriptional regulator: MPKQKEQFEEMRLQTIQKLQKAGLKLFAQKGLAATNIKEIAKEAQVSLGLLYHYYSSKEELYLSLANEAMEKSRLLAEQMNQLEGSVGDKLSLFVEAFLNGVQKEDGIYYFIIISQLFETGNPEADRQLLDKKRQAIENLARLVEQGQKDGECVEGDPFQLAAALISATQGIASFRLMFGEGFGLPDKSILLRILTK; encoded by the coding sequence ATGCCGAAACAGAAGGAACAGTTCGAGGAAATGCGCCTGCAGACGATCCAGAAGCTCCAAAAGGCCGGGCTGAAGCTGTTCGCCCAAAAAGGCCTGGCGGCCACGAATATTAAAGAGATTGCCAAGGAAGCGCAGGTCAGCCTGGGGCTCCTCTACCATTACTATTCCTCCAAAGAAGAGCTGTATCTGTCCCTTGCCAACGAAGCAATGGAGAAATCCCGGCTGTTGGCGGAGCAAATGAATCAGCTGGAGGGAAGCGTGGGGGACAAGCTTTCTCTATTCGTGGAGGCTTTCCTTAACGGGGTTCAAAAAGAGGATGGAATCTACTACTTCATCATCATTTCGCAGCTTTTTGAAACGGGAAACCCGGAAGCCGACCGCCAGCTGCTGGATAAGAAGCGGCAGGCGATTGAGAATTTGGCCCGGCTCGTGGAACAGGGGCAAAAAGACGGCGAGTGCGTGGAGGGCGATCCCTTCCAGCTGGCCGCTGCCCTTATCTCCGCCACCCAAGGGATTGCTTCCTTCCGACTGATGTTCGGAGAGGGATTCGGACTGCCGGACAAGAGCATTCTCCTGCGCATCTTAACGAAATGA
- a CDS encoding DNA polymerase IV, with protein MDVKNRIIGIADMQSFYVSVEKAKHPEYRNKPAVVAGDPERRSGIILAACPIAKRFGVTTAEPLWAALQKCPDLVILRPHMQLYIDVSLEITEIIERYTDQVEPYSCDEIFFDVTGSLKRFGPPLEIAAAIQRDINSSTGIYARVCLAENKVMSKVGLDIIAKKEPGGLFHMTREDWVKRIYPVPVRDMWMIGSRMNKHLNRMGIYTIGDLARSPLPRLTKRWGVNGEVIYRIANGLDDSPVSPDTHTNGQSAIGNGMVLPRDYREAGEIEVVLYELCSQVCRRARQKRVMGQVVSVGVQGADWDNPTGFSRQKKIEDPTNLSSEMFKAVKELFHRHWDGLPVRRVSVNLSQLSDDSIVQLSFFQDNEKQLRIEQTMDRIKDRFGDMAVLRASSLTAAGQAKDRAAKIGGHYK; from the coding sequence ATGGACGTGAAGAACCGGATCATCGGGATTGCCGATATGCAGTCCTTCTATGTGAGTGTGGAGAAAGCGAAGCATCCGGAGTACCGGAATAAGCCGGCGGTGGTGGCGGGAGACCCGGAGCGGCGCTCGGGCATCATCCTGGCCGCCTGCCCCATCGCCAAGCGGTTCGGGGTGACCACGGCCGAGCCGCTGTGGGCGGCTTTGCAGAAATGCCCCGATCTGGTTATTTTGCGGCCTCATATGCAGCTGTACATCGATGTTTCCCTGGAAATTACCGAAATCATCGAGCGGTACACCGATCAGGTGGAGCCTTACAGCTGCGATGAGATTTTTTTTGACGTGACGGGGAGCTTGAAGCGGTTCGGGCCGCCTCTCGAGATTGCGGCGGCGATTCAGCGGGACATCAACAGCAGCACGGGCATCTATGCCCGGGTCTGCCTCGCCGAGAACAAGGTGATGAGCAAGGTGGGCCTCGACATCATCGCGAAGAAGGAGCCCGGCGGACTCTTTCACATGACCCGGGAGGATTGGGTGAAGCGGATTTACCCCGTTCCCGTCCGGGACATGTGGATGATCGGCTCGCGGATGAACAAGCATTTGAACCGGATGGGCATCTACACGATCGGCGATCTCGCCCGCTCCCCCCTGCCGCGGCTTACGAAGCGGTGGGGCGTGAACGGGGAGGTCATCTACCGCATCGCGAACGGCCTGGACGACTCGCCGGTCAGCCCGGACACCCATACGAACGGCCAATCCGCCATCGGCAACGGGATGGTGCTGCCCCGGGATTACCGGGAGGCGGGAGAGATCGAGGTGGTGCTGTATGAGCTGTGCAGCCAAGTCTGCCGGCGGGCGCGGCAGAAGAGGGTGATGGGGCAGGTCGTCTCCGTCGGGGTTCAGGGGGCGGACTGGGACAACCCGACGGGATTTTCCCGCCAGAAGAAGATCGAGGACCCGACGAATCTGTCGTCGGAGATGTTCAAGGCGGTGAAGGAGCTGTTTCACCGGCATTGGGACGGCCTGCCCGTACGCCGGGTGTCCGTCAACCTGTCCCAGCTGTCCGACGATTCGATCGTGCAGCTCTCCTTCTTCCAGGACAACGAGAAGCAGCTGAGGATCGAGCAGACGATGGACCGGATCAAGGACCGGTTCGGCGACATGGCCGTTCTGCGGGCGAGCTCCTTGACGGCGGCCGGCCAAGCGAAGGACCGGGCGGCGAAGATCGGCGGCCATTACAAGTGA
- a CDS encoding aldo/keto reductase, with amino-acid sequence MRKINLGTSGLEVPVVAVGCMRIKSLEKKETERFIRTAMEEGADFFDHADIYGGGTCEELFADAINMNTEIREKMILQSKCGIRKGMFDFSKDYILESVDGILKRLKTDYLDVLLLHRPDALVEPEEVAEAFDRLESSGKVRHFGVSNQNPMQIQLLKKFVKQPIVANQLQLSITNATMISSGINVNMGNESAVNRDGSVLDFCRLHDITIQPWSPFQFGFFEGVFLGSEKFPELNQKIDEIAAKYDVTNTTIAMAWLLRHPANMQPVTGTTDLGRLKDCLKASEIRLTRQEWYEIYRAAGNVLP; translated from the coding sequence ATGAGAAAGATCAACCTGGGAACGAGCGGGCTGGAAGTGCCGGTTGTAGCAGTCGGCTGCATGCGGATCAAGTCACTGGAGAAGAAGGAAACGGAGCGTTTTATCCGGACGGCCATGGAGGAAGGGGCCGACTTCTTTGATCACGCGGATATTTATGGTGGCGGCACTTGCGAGGAACTGTTTGCGGACGCTATCAACATGAATACCGAGATTCGGGAGAAGATGATTCTTCAATCCAAGTGCGGCATCCGCAAAGGGATGTTCGATTTCTCCAAAGACTACATCCTCGAGTCGGTGGACGGCATTCTGAAGCGGCTGAAAACCGATTACCTGGACGTGCTGCTGCTGCACCGTCCGGACGCCCTGGTCGAACCGGAAGAGGTGGCGGAAGCATTCGACCGTCTGGAAAGCTCGGGCAAGGTGCGGCATTTCGGGGTCTCCAACCAGAACCCGATGCAGATTCAGCTGCTGAAGAAATTCGTGAAGCAGCCGATCGTCGCCAACCAGCTGCAGCTGAGCATTACGAACGCGACTATGATCTCTAGCGGCATCAACGTCAACATGGGCAACGAGTCTGCTGTGAACCGCGATGGAAGCGTCCTGGATTTCTGCCGGCTTCATGACATTACCATCCAGCCTTGGTCGCCGTTCCAATTCGGGTTCTTCGAAGGGGTATTCCTCGGCAGCGAGAAATTCCCGGAGCTGAATCAGAAGATTGACGAAATCGCCGCCAAGTATGACGTGACCAACACGACGATTGCCATGGCCTGGCTGCTCCGGCATCCGGCCAACATGCAGCCGGTTACGGGAACGACGGACCTCGGACGGCTGAAGGATTGCCTCAAAGCAAGCGAGATCCGCTTGACCCGCCAAGAGTGGTATGAAATCTACCGCGCGGCCGGCAACGTACTTCCTTAA